The genome window GCCTCGGCGTCCCGCGCGGTGCCGGTGCGCTCGGCCCGGACGATGCGCGCGCCGTCGGGCGTCGCGACCAGGGCCCGCAGGCGCAGCGATTCGCCCTGCGCCTGCGCATAGGCGGCCAGCGGCACCTGACAGGAGCCGCCCAGGCGCCGCGACACAGCGCGTTCGGCCAGGGCCTCGGCGGTGGTGGCAGCATGCGACAGCGGCGCGAGCACGGCACGCAGGTCTTCGCGGTCGGCGCGGATCTCGATACCCAGGGCGCCCTGCCCGGCGGCCGGCAGGCTGTCCTCGGGCGCCAGCAGGGTCCGGATGCGGTCGCCCAGGCCCAGCCTGCGCAGACCCGCGGCCGCCAGCACGATGGCGTCGTATTCGCCGCGATCGAGCTTGGCCAGGCGGGTCTGCAGGTTGCCGCGCAGGGGCCGCACCTGCAGGTGCGGATGGCGGGCCCGGACCTGCGACTCGCGGCGCAGGCTGGAGGTGCCGATGACCGCGCCGGCGGGCATGTCGGCCAGCGCCGCGTAGCGCGCCGACACCAGGGCGTCGCGCGGATCCTCGCGCTCCATGATGGTGGACAGCGCGAACTCCGGCGCCAGGTCCACCGGCACGTCCTTGAGCGAATGCACGGCCAGGTCGGCCCGGCCGTCCTGCAGGGCGGTTTCCAATTCCTTGACGAACAGGCCCTTGCCGCCGACCTTGGACAGCGTGCGGTCCAGGATGCGGTCGCCGCGGGTGGTCATGCCCAGCAGTTCGACGGAATACTGCGGATACAGCGCGCGCAGCCGCGCCTGTACATGTTCGGCCTGCCAGAGCGCCAGCTGGCTTTCGCGCGTGGCGATGATCAAACGATCGTTTTTCAAAATGCGGGGATCTCGATTGCGGTGCGGACAGGCTTCCGCTCTCGCGGCGCCCCCCTTCGGGATTATAGAAGTATTCGATACGGGCCCTTTTTTCATGGCATGCTCTGGAGGCGCCCGTACCGCGTTCTTTTGCCTTCGGGCCCGTCTCCAAGCATTTGCAGCAGCCGACTCCAACGACAACACGCGCGACGCTCCATGACCTCATCGCTTCAAGATCCCGACCTACCTCTTCGCAACGACATCC of Pigmentiphaga sp. H8 contains these proteins:
- the hemC gene encoding hydroxymethylbilane synthase, whose product is MKNDRLIIATRESQLALWQAEHVQARLRALYPQYSVELLGMTTRGDRILDRTLSKVGGKGLFVKELETALQDGRADLAVHSLKDVPVDLAPEFALSTIMEREDPRDALVSARYAALADMPAGAVIGTSSLRRESQVRARHPHLQVRPLRGNLQTRLAKLDRGEYDAIVLAAAGLRRLGLGDRIRTLLAPEDSLPAAGQGALGIEIRADREDLRAVLAPLSHAATTAEALAERAVSRRLGGSCQVPLAAYAQAQGESLRLRALVATPDGARIVRAERTGTARDAEALGLAVAEELLAAGAADILATLG